A window of the Cryptosporidium parvum Iowa II chromosome 7, whole genome shotgun sequence genome harbors these coding sequences:
- a CDS encoding eIF-3A like translation initiation factor that has a WD40 repeat-containing beta propeller: MSRAVEYDDEIVCLGKGGVYRLRGMTKNDVNSEELTVNNPIPFLEGVEIYAQEPQGRGYCFVPKDSKNSVILITKGEGEVNKELKIENDFPVRKLQYSPLGSYLLVLTVFEQGKNENNLQVYKLKENVKLLFSFPFKTNSAKVLSTWPPYRWSNNEIFVFKVQDTSVSIFKSDTESLENPIGTLNFSKSIQLSVSNEIDGGSDLGEEGSKLSSLNFTVVTPQSAQNMDVYVYHAEMDSKKEIQLSSIGQVCVKEAQTCQVSWNNSGDSILVFAQIEGETLGKSYFGSSSLHLLRIQNSKTVVANSAWKGNKGGNNDLENGNKNGSDGFKPSEKLSLRHQVVVPPEEGPVNDVAWSPKSNEFLLCKGIIPPELTLNSGIDGSPKVSFGKSRRNTIRWNPSGKWFAYGGFGNLAGDLDIWDLDKQKLIGQTNASCCITLEWSVCGRFLLASTTSPRLRVDNAIRIFRYNGDLLKRVNFDTLYSAYWSPKTADYRRSVKYRSVSPGREFNSKPQPEKQIYRPKWASSGFAERMRAARDSNNVPTVVNVQQKPKNEYVIPGLPTLEASAAAVASSRQSNHRQKQKQKPKK; encoded by the coding sequence ATGTCTAGAGCGGTGGAATATGACGACGAGATAGTGTGTTTGGGAAAAGGAGGAGTATATAGGCTTAGAGGAATGACAAAGAATGACGTAAATTCTGAAGAATTAACAGTTAACAATCCAATTCCATTTTTGGAAGGTGTTGAAATTTATGCCCAAGAACCCCAAGGAAGAGGATACTGTTTTGTACCAAAGGATTCAAAGAATTCTGTGATTTTAATAACAAAAGGAGAAGGTGAAGTTAATAAGGAGCTTAAGATAGAGAATGATTTCCCAGTTAGAAAGTTGCAATATTCACCATTAGGAAGTTATTTATTGGTTTTAACAGTATTTGAACAAGgaaagaatgaaaataacCTACAAGTTTACAAACTGAAGGAAAATGTAAAATTACTGTTTTCTTTTCCTTTTAAAACAAACAGTGCAAAAGTTCTTAGTACTTGGCCTCCATATAGATGGAGTAATAATGAGATCTTTGTATTTAAAGTCCAAGATACCAGtgtatcaatatttaaaagcGATACTGAAAGCCTGGAAAATCCTATAGGAACTttaaatttctcaaaaagTATACAACTTTCAGTTTCTAACGAGATTGATGGAGGAAGTGATTTAGGAGAAGAAGGATCTAAATTGAGTAGCTTGAACTTTACAGTAGTAACTCCCCAATCTGCACAAAATATGGATGTATATGTATACCATGCAGAGATGGACAGCAAAAAAGAGATCCAGCTTAGCTCAATTGGACAAGTTTGTGTAAAAGAAGCTCAAACATGTCAAGTTTCTTGGAATAACTCAGGGGATAGTATTTTAGTGTTTGCTCAAATTGAAGGTGAAACTTTGGGAAAATCTTATTTTGGATCTTCAAGTCTGCATCTACTTCGAATTCAAAACTCTAAGACTGTTGTGGCAAATAGTGCTTGGAAAGGAAATAAAGGAGGAAATAATGATCTtgaaaatggaaataaaaatggaagCGATGGTTTTAAACCCTCAGAGAAGCTGAGTCTAAGACATCAAGTGGTTGTTCCACCAGAAGAAGGTCCTGTGAATGATGTTGCTTGGTCTCCAAAATCCAATGAATTTCTCTTATGTAAGGGAATTATTCCTCCAGAGCTGACTTTGAATAGTGGGATTGATGGCTCTCCTAAAGTTAGCTTTGGGAAATCCAGAAGAAATACAATTAGATGGAACCCTTCAGGAAAATGGTTTGCATATGGAGGGTTTGGAAACCTTGCAGGAGATCTAGATATTTGGGATCTTGATAAACAGAAGCTTATTGGCCAAACTAATGCTTCTTGTTGTATTACTCTTGAATGGTCAGTTTGTGGAAGGTTTCTACTGGCTTCTACTACCTCTCCCAGACTTAGAGTAGATAATGCGATTCGGATCTTTAGATATAATGGTGATTTGCTTAAAAGAGTCAACTTCGACACACTTTACTCAGCTTATTGGTCTCCAAAGACTGCTGATTATAGACGCTCAGTGAAATATAGATCAGTTTCTCCTGGAAGGGAATTTAACTCAAAACCTCAGCCAGAAAAACAAATCTACAGACCAAAATGGGCAAGTAGTGGATTCGCTGAGAGGATGAGAGCTGCTAGAGATTCCAATAATGTCCCAACTGTTGTTAATGTACAACAAAAGCCCAAGAATGAGTATGTTATTCCTGGGCTCCCAACACTTGAGGCATCTGCTGCAGCTGTAGCATCTTCCAGACAGAGCAATCACCGCCAAAAACAGAAACAGAAACCTAAAAAATAG